The Subtercola sp. PAMC28395 genome segment TCTCGTCGAGGAAGAGCACCGTCGACAGCCCGTAGAGATCGCGGCTGCGAAAGGCCTCCTCCATCACCTGGCGAACGTCGCGGACGCCGGCCGTGACTGCCGAGAGTTCGACGAACTTGCGGTTCGAGCTGTGGGCGATGGCCTGTGCCAGTGTGGTCTTGCCCGTGCCCGGAGGGCCCCAGAGGATGATCGACACCGAGCCCTGCGCGCCGCCCTTGTCGTTTGCGAGGTTCACCAGAGGCGAGCCCGGGCGTAGAAGATGCTTCTGGCCGGCAACCTCGTCGAGGCTGCGAGGCCTCATGCGCACGGCGAGAGGCACTGCTCCAGCGTGCAGCCCGGCTTGCGAATTGACCATTCTCATAGGGTAACCGCAGCCTCTGACAGGGAATTCGCCCGTGTTTTGAGAAAGGTGCCGCGCGCACCGTAAAGTTCTGTGGGGTCTTCATGCTTTTCGGCTGAGGAACAGTACAGGCAACAGCGCCCGCCAGACGGTCGGCAATGCGCCAGACGGTCGGCAATGGAGGATTCGTGGCACCCAGTAATTCAGAGCGCGAGTCGCGGGAAGCGAAACAGCGGCTGCGCAATTACCAGGCACGTCAGACCGTTCACGCGGGACAGGTGAGCCGGCGCAAGCGCGACAATCTCGTCTCTGTGATCGTCGTGCTGGTTGTCGTGATCATCGCCATCGTTGTGCAGGTCTTCTACTTCTCCGGCGGCCCTGGTACACCCGTACCGTCTCCCTCGGCCGCGCCGACGCCGTCACCGACAGTCACGCCCAAGGCCGACGCGAACAGCGGCGACGTGCCACCGTCGACGCTTGCCGCCGGTCGCAACTGGACCGGCACCCTCACACTGAACGATGTGGCACTGAATTTCACGCTCGATGGAATCGCAGCACCGCAAGCCGTCTCGTCGACGATCTCACTCATCAAGTCGGGTTTCTACACCAATGTGACCTGCCACCGGCTGACGGTGACGGGTATCTTCGTGCTTCAGTGCGGCGACCCGACCGGCACTGGCAGCGGTGGCCCCGGCTACTACTACGGACCAGTCGAGAACGCACCCACCGACAATGTCTACCCCGCGGGCACGATCGCGATGGCTCGCCAGTCAGCGCAGGGCTACAGCCAGGGAAGCCAGTTCTTCATCCTCTACCAGGACAGCACCATTCCTGCGGACACGGCCGGGGGCTACACCGTGATCGGCCAGGTCACGAGCGGAATGGACCAGTTGCAGACCTCCATCATCTCTGCTGGCGTGACCCAGGGGACGGAGACGCCGGCCGTACCCACCACGATCACCAGCGTCACCGTGCAGTAGGGTGATTTCTGTGATCAGTAGTGACCAGCACCCATGGGGACGCGTCGATGAAACCGGAACGGTCTTCCTTCGTGCGGCCTCTGGCGAGCGCGTCGTCGGCCAATATCCAGATGGAACGCCCGAGGAAGCCCTCGCGTACTTCGAGCGCAAGTTCACCGACCTCGCCGGTCAGGTGACGCTCCTTGAGCAACGGGTGAAACGCGGTGCCTCTGCGGCAGATGTCAGCAAGGCCGTCTCGTCACTCTCGGGTGCCATCGAGACAGCGAACGCGATCGGCGACCTCGAGGCGCTGAAGAAGCGCGTTGATGCTCTCTCTGTCGTGGTCACCTCACTCACCGAGAAGCAGCAGGGGGAGGCCAAGGCGCAGATCGCCGAGGCGGTCGCCGAACGAACTGCCATCGTGGTTGAAGTCGAGGCACTGGCTGCTGCCGACCCGGCCAAGGCGCAGTGGAAAACTGTCACCGCACAGCTCGACGAACTCTTCGCCCGCTGGCAGAAACACCAGCAGGAGGGGCCGCGGCTCCCTCGAACCGAGGCCAGTGAACTCTGGAAGCGATTCCGCGACGCCCGCACGATTATCGAAGGCCACCGCAAGGCGTTCTTCGCCGAACTCGACAACACTCATCGTGACGCCCGATCCAAGAAGCAACAGCTCGTCGAGCGCGCTGAGGCACTTGCCTCACAGGGCGCAGACGGCGTCAACACCTACCGCGACCTACTGGCCGAATGGAAGAACGCCGGGCGGGCCGGCAAGCGCGTCGATGACACTCTGTGGGAGAAGTTCAAGGCCGCCGGTGATCTCCTCTACGCCGCGCGCAGCGAGACCATCGCCAAAGACGACGAAGAGTTCTCTGAGAACCTCACGAAGAAGCTCGCACTTCTCACTGAGGCCGAGACGTTGCTGACGGAGAAAGACCGCACGGTCGCCCGCAACAAGCTGGCCGACATCCAGCGCCAATGGGATGAGATCGGCAAGGTCCCCCGCGACAACGTGAAGTCGGTCGACGAACGGCTGCGAAAGGTCGAGGCTGCCGTGCGCAAGCTCGACGA includes the following:
- a CDS encoding peptidylprolyl isomerase codes for the protein MAPSNSERESREAKQRLRNYQARQTVHAGQVSRRKRDNLVSVIVVLVVVIIAIVVQVFYFSGGPGTPVPSPSAAPTPSPTVTPKADANSGDVPPSTLAAGRNWTGTLTLNDVALNFTLDGIAAPQAVSSTISLIKSGFYTNVTCHRLTVTGIFVLQCGDPTGTGSGGPGYYYGPVENAPTDNVYPAGTIAMARQSAQGYSQGSQFFILYQDSTIPADTAGGYTVIGQVTSGMDQLQTSIISAGVTQGTETPAVPTTITSVTVQ
- a CDS encoding DUF349 domain-containing protein; its protein translation is MISSDQHPWGRVDETGTVFLRAASGERVVGQYPDGTPEEALAYFERKFTDLAGQVTLLEQRVKRGASAADVSKAVSSLSGAIETANAIGDLEALKKRVDALSVVVTSLTEKQQGEAKAQIAEAVAERTAIVVEVEALAAADPAKAQWKTVTAQLDELFARWQKHQQEGPRLPRTEASELWKRFRDARTIIEGHRKAFFAELDNTHRDARSKKQQLVERAEALASQGADGVNTYRDLLAEWKNAGRAGKRVDDTLWEKFKAAGDLLYAARSETIAKDDEEFSENLTKKLALLTEAETLLTEKDRTVARNKLADIQRQWDEIGKVPRDNVKSVDERLRKVEAAVRKLDEDFWQKNNPEKKARAEGLAGQLTDAIAKLQVEIDAAQTAGDKRKVAELQEALDARKIWLDALG